The Verrucomicrobiia bacterium genomic interval CAGGTGGCCGGCGTGGCCGCGGCGCGCGGCCACAATGGTTTAGGGGTTTGCGGGGTGGCGCCCCAGGCCACCGTGGCCAGCGTGCGGTTGATCAGCGGCCCCACCACAGATGCGCAAGAGGCCCGGGCGCTGTCTCACGCGCTGGATCGCGTGCACATCATGAATTGCAGTTGGGGTGCACTGGACGGACAACGCCGGCTTGCCGGGCCGGGTCCTCTCACCCGCGCCGCCCTCCGCCACGGTGTGGAGGCCGGACGCTCCGGCCGCGGGGTTATTTATGTGTTTTCGGCCGGCAATGGCGCCCAGAATGGTGAGGATGCGAATATGGACGGCTACGTAAATGCCATCCAGACGCTGGCGGTGGGCGCTGTGGATGATCGCGGCCGGATTGCCGCCTACAGCGAGGGCGGCGCCTGTGTGCACGTGGTGGCGCCCTCGGGCGTCCCCTTGCGCCAAAAAATCTCCACCACCGACCTTTCCGGTCAGGAGGGGGAAGATCCCGGCGATTATACGGCTGAATTCACCGGGACGTCGGCGGCGGCTCCGGCGGTGGCGGGAGTGGTGGCCCTGATGTTGGAAGCCAACCCGGCACTGGGATGGCGCGATGTGCAAGAAATCCTGCTCCGCACGGCCCGCCCGGTGGAGAGCACCAGCCCTGAATGGACGACCAATGCCGCCGGTTTCCGGTTTCATCCGCGCTGTGGTGCAGGAATGGTCAATGCCGAGGCGGCTGTGACGCTGGCCCAACAATGGGTGCCCCTGCCCCCACAAAGCCAGTGGTCAGCCCCTTTCACCAACCTGCCCCTGGCCATCCCCGACAACCAGTCCGCCGGTGTGGAGCTTCCATTCAGCGTGCCGCCGCTGCCCTTGCGCGTTGAACACGTAAGGGTGACCCTTACAGTAAGCCATCCTGACCTCAGCCAGGTTGAAGTGCTTTTGCAATCTCCCGCTGGAAGCTCCAGCCTCTTGCTGTCCGCCCAAGCGCTGGAGGGCAGCGCCAGTCTCCAGCAATGGCCCTTTACCTCGATCCGCCACTGGGGCGAGTTGGCCGGGGGCACATGGCGGGTCATCGTGCGGGACACCCGTCTCCTGGACACCGGAACGGTGACAGAGGCAAGCCTGGAAATCTACGGGGCCCAGCTTCCCAACCCCGTGGCCACCGTGTTCAATCCACAGGGTTTTCAAATTTCCCTGCCTGTGGTGGAAGGCGTGACGCCGATCCTGGAAGCCACATCGCAATTTGATGGCTGGTCAGTGGTGGGCTGGAGCACCACCACCAATCGCACGGTCATTTATCGGACCTCACCCGGGCCGCATGCGTATCAGTTTTACCGCGTGCGCTGGAGCCAGCCCTGATACAGGGTTTGTCCCTGCGGCTGATTAGACACCCACGAAGCCCTGGTCGAAACTGATGGCCCGATGACCCGGCCCCCACAAAAAAGGGGGTTTCCAGCCCTGCCACCTTGGGTTAACTTTTGCAGGACTTATGCATGAAGTTGGCATCATGCAGGGGGCCGTGCTGACGGCCGAGCAGGAGGCGCGGGCCCGTGGCGCCACGCGCATCCACCGCCTGCGTCTGCGGGTGGGCCAGCTCAGCGGGGTGGTGCCTGAGGCCCTGCAATTTGCCTTTGAAGCCACCAGCCTGGGCACGATGGCAGAGGGTGGCGTTTTGGAAATTGAAACCGTGCCGGCCGCGTTTTGGTGCCCCCACTGCCAGTTGGAGTTTCCCTGCCCCGACTTTCTGCCGGAATGTCCGCACTGCGGCCGGGCGGATGGCGAGCTGCGGCGCGGGCGCGAGCTGGAACTCTGCAGCATAGAGATTTCCTGATATGTGCAAAGATTGTGGATGCAGCGCGGGCGGGCCGGTGCAAATCAACGGTCAACCGATGAATCCCCCCACCGACCCCGGGCATGGGCACGGACATCCGCAGGCGCCCTTAGCGCATGCTCATGGCCAGGGCGAGGCAATCGCCCCCCACCATGTGGAGGTTCACCAATCGCTGCTGGAGAAAAACGACCGTTATGCCGAGCGAAATCGCGGCTTTTTCCAGGCCAAAAAATGGCTGGTGCTCAACATGCTTTCCTCGCCCGGCTCCGGCAAGACCACGCTGGTGCAGAAGACGGCGGAGCATTTGCGCGGCCGGCTGCGGGTGGGCGTGATTGTGGGCGACCTGGCCACGGACAACGACGCGGCGCGCCTCCGGGCGGCGGGCATTCCGGTGGTGCAAATCACCACCGGCACTTTATGCCATTTGGAAGCGGAGATGGTGGGGCGGGCCTTGAGCCAGCTTGAAAGCACGCCCCTGGACATTCTGATTATTGAAAACGTCGGCAACCTCGTCTGTCCCGCCGCCTACGATCTCGGCGAACATCTGCGGGCCGTGCTGCTGTCTGTCACCGAAGGCGAGGACAAGCCGCTCAAGTACCCGCCGGTGTTCCACAGCGCCCACGCGGCCCTTGTGACCAAAATGGATCTGGCCGAGGCCACCGCCTTTGATCGCGAACGCGCCCTGGCCAACTTGCGCCGCATCAGTCATCACGCCCGCGTTTTTGAGCTTTCCGCCCGCACCGGCCAGGGCATGGAGGAATGGTGTGATTTTCTGACCCAGCAGCATCAATCCCTCGGCCGTGGCAATGGATAAGCACCCGTCCCAGCGGCGGCGGCGCACCCGTTGGGGCGGGCAAAAAATCCGCCGAAAATGTTGACAAGCGCGGCCTGCGCACGTACCTTCTCTCCCCGGTTGGGGTCGTAGCTCAGTTGGTAGAGCACCACAATGGCATTGTGGGGGTCACGAGTTCGAGTCTCGTCGGCTCCACCATTTTTTCCCACAAGTTTAACCGCCCTCCCCTTTGCCTTCACTACCGGCGCCGCATTTTTCCCGAGGTCTCGGGGAGCGCACGCGGGACGCGTGCCGGCTTCGGCCCCCCCGAAATCTCCCTCCTGTCGCCAGCTTGCGATTAATCCACCTCCGCCCCAGCCGAGTTCACCACCGTTATGCCGCACTGGGAAACCGGCGCTGTGGCACACGCACGGGCGGCCGAACTTCATCCTGCGCGGCCTGAGCACGGTTAGATTCCTTCACACCTTTTGGCGGGACAGCCGCGTTGCTAATCTCCGCCACGCCGTTTCACACCACGAAGCCCGAGGAATTTCAACAGCAGGGTCATGCCCAAATAGCCACACACCGCCAGCACTGCGCCGACCAGTGCAAAGTAGATCAGCAGGTAGGCAAGGTAGGCAAGATTGGCATCGCGCGGCTCTAGCATTTCTGAAAAACCAATCAGTTTGGCGAAAAACCGGCCACTTCGTTCCACGGCGCTCAAGCAACTTTCGACGCAGCGACGGATGGGAGATG includes:
- a CDS encoding S8 family serine peptidase, which produces MAAPPAPARHYYVLHLEPPTGRPPGQRWSWPEDSRQFTLPFAPEMVIVSLPAARDLVALQHWLQNQRGIRHWEKLAAHSLEKKWLPNDPRFPQQWHLLNTGQNGGTPGVDLHLTNIWEKVRGAGIVLAVVDDGVELSHRDLRDNAAAALSYDYLDEDADAGPTLFSDTHGTQVAGVAAARGHNGLGVCGVAPQATVASVRLISGPTTDAQEARALSHALDRVHIMNCSWGALDGQRRLAGPGPLTRAALRHGVEAGRSGRGVIYVFSAGNGAQNGEDANMDGYVNAIQTLAVGAVDDRGRIAAYSEGGACVHVVAPSGVPLRQKISTTDLSGQEGEDPGDYTAEFTGTSAAAPAVAGVVALMLEANPALGWRDVQEILLRTARPVESTSPEWTTNAAGFRFHPRCGAGMVNAEAAVTLAQQWVPLPPQSQWSAPFTNLPLAIPDNQSAGVELPFSVPPLPLRVEHVRVTLTVSHPDLSQVEVLLQSPAGSSSLLLSAQALEGSASLQQWPFTSIRHWGELAGGTWRVIVRDTRLLDTGTVTEASLEIYGAQLPNPVATVFNPQGFQISLPVVEGVTPILEATSQFDGWSVVGWSTTTNRTVIYRTSPGPHAYQFYRVRWSQP
- the hypA gene encoding hydrogenase maturation nickel metallochaperone HypA codes for the protein MHEVGIMQGAVLTAEQEARARGATRIHRLRLRVGQLSGVVPEALQFAFEATSLGTMAEGGVLEIETVPAAFWCPHCQLEFPCPDFLPECPHCGRADGELRRGRELELCSIEIS
- the hypB gene encoding hydrogenase nickel incorporation protein HypB, which codes for MCKDCGCSAGGPVQINGQPMNPPTDPGHGHGHPQAPLAHAHGQGEAIAPHHVEVHQSLLEKNDRYAERNRGFFQAKKWLVLNMLSSPGSGKTTLVQKTAEHLRGRLRVGVIVGDLATDNDAARLRAAGIPVVQITTGTLCHLEAEMVGRALSQLESTPLDILIIENVGNLVCPAAYDLGEHLRAVLLSVTEGEDKPLKYPPVFHSAHAALVTKMDLAEATAFDRERALANLRRISHHARVFELSARTGQGMEEWCDFLTQQHQSLGRGNG